Within the Medicago truncatula cultivar Jemalong A17 chromosome 4, MtrunA17r5.0-ANR, whole genome shotgun sequence genome, the region AGTCATATCAAGGAAATGGTTTCTGAAAGAAAAAGGTGTATTATATGGATACGGTAAGTTGATTTGCTGaccaaatttgatttatttatagaatATAAGATAATTATAATAGTAACCcataataaaacatataaagaatgtatgaagttatggcaaaaatttgaaaattaaaaaataggaaCTTAATAACTAGAGAGGAGTCCATTGATATAGTTTGTGAAATACTAACCAGTAAATTGTTAGTCCTGATGGCACAGATAGTGAGAAGTAGCCAATCATGAGTGGAAGAAACTTGAAAATAAGAAGTGTATTCTTTTGAGTAGGATCATTtgtctgtaaaaaaaaaaaccacgtTAGGTCTGCTTTGTAAAATAATAAGGAAAGAGAAGGATACCTGACATGCTTACCTGAGGTGGTTTCATGATTTCCATTGAAACATATTgagaaagaataagaagaacAGGTAAAACAAGATACGCTGCAGTGTCATACCAACCCAAAGGTGGATGGCCATCCTGCATAACAATTAACAGACGTTTGTTACGTTATATTGTATAACGGAAGAAAAAACATAGAATCAACTAACAAAGTGTACCGCCTACTACATTGTGATAAATGACTGCAGTAGGTGAACATTTCATCTAGAACATTAAATGCTATTATCCATActgatataaataaataaaaaatgaaatctcATAAACCACAACCAAAAAAATGTAGAAGAAAATTTTTCCTTGtaaaaagaaagtgagaaaaGAGGGTCAACCAAAGAGAAGAAATACTGAAGTCATCAAAAcataatgttgttttcccaGTTCCTACTTCCTAGTTACATTTACCACAAGATTCAACCTACCACAACACAACCAATAAACACCGAGCTCCGTAAAACTATAAAGAAACTAAATGATGTGGTAATGACCATTGTAACAAGCAAAATGATTTACTAGGGGGTGTTTATAAGAGTGTATTTAGGCTTATTTATGATATAAACATTTGTGCAAGTGCTTGGAAAAACTTACTAAAATACTTGATGATATGTTCATTTgcattcaacttattttcataagcttttatGGATAGGCTATTAGAGAACTTCATTTTGTAATGAAACAACTCAAAAAGAACTGTAGTGCAATTAACTCTCATTTCCTCTTTGATGGTAgaaacaatttgaaaaaaaaaaaagggcagctcggtgcactaaagctcccacATACACAGGTCCAAGAAGGGGTCTCGCCATTTTGGTGTATCCTACGCAGTCTTcccctgttttttacacaagaggctctTTCTAgaacttgaacccgtgacctttcagtcacgtGACAACAACTTTAGCGTTGCATCAAGGCTCTCCCTTGGTAGAAACAATttgtatataaattttaatacgACAAGTGCTTGTGAATTAATGTTTAATTAAGCAGTCGACCTAAATGCTCATTTAGTCCCTATTGGCACATTCTGTGGTGAACAGACCATACCGGCATACCCCCACCCCCAAAATGCTAAATTCCAAACTACTAAAAGAATCTGCATCACTAAATGTGCTGCATGTTATATACTATTTAATCCAACTGGCACCCATGCTGCATAAACCATGTCTCGTATTTACTGAAATCTAAGACTAACTGGGACAATAGTGCATATGCATAACTTATAAAaagggaccttgcatatattttcaCAAGCAGAGCCTACACAAATTGCTACATTACTAACTATGAAAAGAATTTTTATCAGCAATTGTATTGTACGACATacaatttagaattttattgTTTCAGGAACCATGACTGGGAATAagctccaaaaaaaattattgttaagaGTAAATAGTGTGATGTCTGAAAATCATAGTGTTTGTGTCACAGACTCACAAGTACAAGGAAAAAGAAATAgccaaatgcaaaaaaattatttcgctTATGAGCAAAGGATAACTTACCACAAATGGAAAAAGCCAAGAAATTCCAGATCCACTTTGTCTAGCAGCAATGCTAGTGGGACCACCGAGAGAAGGGATCCATAAGAAACCTTCTGTTAACAGTCCcttcaaattaaaagttttCAATAATTAGCAAAAATCATGTAGTTGTAATTCGTCtatcaaaatctaaaattataATAGTTTATATACCATTAATTACCTCATTTGCCACATTAGATAAAGCTTGGTATAGACCAATCCAGACGGGAATAGTAGCCAAAGTCGGTAAACAAcctataaaaaatgataaaatttccTTCTATTAAGTACAGCCCAGTTATGATATTGCAAATATTTTGACATCATATTATCACATGTCAAAGCATTATTATACAGAATCAGAGCTGAGAAGAAAATGATAAAGGCAATAGTAAGATATAAGTGTACCTGCCAATGGGTTAACCCCAGCTTGGGTATATAGCCTTGAAGTCTCAAGTTGTATTCTTTCCTTGAAATGAGGGCAATGAAATAAGTAGTTAGAAACAACCATGCTATCATTTTAAGgtacaaaatcaatatttacTTAAGATTAAATTGGATGCTTAATAAGTAACAAACAGCAACACCCCTCACCTGATTACCAGCATATCTTTGTTGAATGGCCTTAATTTTAGGTTGAAGGTTTTGCATAGCTAGTGTTGATTCAACCTACATGTATTAAATAAAGTCAGAACTTCATTTCATATAACTGAAAGAAAAATccatttatggttttttttttttccaactggCAATCCATTTATGGTTTGTTTGTAATGTTTCAAACGAGGTTATCATAATTTCATGGTTTCAGTAAATTTGCCTATAGAAATTGTTGTAATTTGTACTAACCTGTTGCTTTGTCAAAGGAAGCGTAGCCGCCTTAACAATAAGAGTGAGCAATATGATAGCAAATCCATACGAATAAGGCACATGCACGGCAGACAAACCATCCTTTAATATCTGAGTAACAACAAGCAAAACATTTCCTGTTATAAAATGCAATCCTCCAATTTTATTACAGGAACGTGGAACATTTGTAggtagattttttttcctttttatggCTATTTTACATGATAACTCTAAAGCAAAAGGGTAAGGGCCAAGTCCATTGAAACTAGAAAACCATTCGAAACAAATAGCATTACTCTTTCCATTTATACGTATACATTTCCAtataacctaaaaaaaatacacaagtttAACTTGTTCAATCAAATTAACAGAAAAAGTAAACAGTAAGTTAGTAACACTGAACACTTTCCCTGCAACATATCATTTCAGGATAAGAAAAAACGGTTCAATCTTCTAAAAAAACTCAACAACCTCAATAATACAAGTTTCATGAATCAAAGAGCAACAAATCCTTTTATAGTAAggtcatgtttggattgacttatttgagcttatttatTGGTATAATCACTTATGAGACTGTTTGGAAGATCTCATAGAAACAAATTATTACATCTCCCAaactgttttcaacttattttcataagttcggtttgattttatttcatatattttctttggaatgaattataaacaaaaattagttaaattacGAATATTAAGAAAGAtaattgataaaattaaaaagcagAAGTTGTGAAGATTACCTTAAGAACAAACTCCATACCATCGGAGATGAAACCAAACCAACCTCCGTTCTTCTGCACAGTAACATCCGTGGAAGTGGAAGTAACCGCATCGGCCGTAACGGCGGCATCAGCAAGCGTATAAAGAAGGCCTTCAGCTCTGGCGAAGACACCGGCAACATCAATAGAATGAGTtaaggattgaattggaggaaTTTGGTGGAAACTGAAGTGAACTTTGGTGTATAGTCTGGTGCGGTTAGGGGAGAAGTTGCGGTGAAGTGAAGGAAGTGGAGTTCCGATGAATGATGGAGATGAAATCAGTGTCTTCGCCATGGATGATGAGAAGGGTGATAGAGAGAGGCTTGAAGGGCGAAGGCTTCAGCTTCTCGTCACAGAATAGAGAAAAGAGATGAGAGGATATTTTTTTGCTATTATCCGAATGAAATGCATTTTGTTTTGCGAGGTAGAGACAACTGCACGATATGGGTAGTGGAAGATTTTCAGCCAGCGACTGTGTGACACGTCATTACATATTATTACCGGTGGTTATTTGCTTCTTGcaatttttagtcaaaaaaaatgttatttgctCTTGcaatttttagtcaaaaaaaaaaaaaatggaaggaaACGGTGTTCAATTAAAGAACGATGACTTcaattttagataattttttattttaaaaatattcacatACATAGAAAACATTACATTGTAAACTTGTGGCATAACATAAATCAAATTatggaaaataataaaatctcAACGAAAACAACTCCAGATAGTTTGTCACATTGTATTGAGCTActctaaataaaaatttaaatgtcaatcGCATAAGTGTTTGACTTATTCGtaactaaattaaatttaagtaTATTGTGATGGCATAATGTTGATAACTCCTTCGCTCCGTCTTCACTCTGCTCTTTATATTATGCGTTGTCCAAATCAACTAAGGTCACGAAGACGTCAATCTTCTCTTTAAGCAACACCATCTCATTAcctacacaaaaaattaaacaaatactCATAAGAAAAACATACAAAGTGACTAATTATTTCAAGAATATAATTGAATgaaataaatatcttaaatataAGT harbors:
- the LOC25492494 gene encoding inner membrane protein PPF-1, chloroplastic, yielding MAKTLISSPSFIGTPLPSLHRNFSPNRTRLYTKVHFSFHQIPPIQSLTHSIDVAGVFARAEGLLYTLADAAVTADAVTSTSTDVTVQKNGGWFGFISDGMEFVLKILKDGLSAVHVPYSYGFAIILLTLIVKAATLPLTKQQVESTLAMQNLQPKIKAIQQRYAGNQERIQLETSRLYTQAGVNPLAGCLPTLATIPVWIGLYQALSNVANEGLLTEGFLWIPSLGGPTSIAARQSGSGISWLFPFVDGHPPLGWYDTAAYLVLPVLLILSQYVSMEIMKPPQTNDPTQKNTLLIFKFLPLMIGYFSLSVPSGLTIYWFTNNVLSTAQQIWLRKLGGAKPAVNEDAGGIITAGRAKRSFSKPEKDGERFTQLKEEERKKKLSKALPADEVQPLASASVSDDGSDVKNEKEQEVTEEAYASKVPQEVQSFSRGRRSKRSKQKPVV